The DNA segment CTCCTCGATCAACGCCGGCACCACGTCGAAGAGGTCCTCGACGATGCCGTAGTCGGCGATGTCGAAGATCGGCGCGTTCGGATCGGTGTTGATCGCGATGATCGTCTCGCTCCCCTTCATGCCGGCGACGTGCTGGACCGCACCGGAGATCCCGATCGCGATGTAGATCTTCGGGGTGACGGTCTTACCCGACTGGCCGACCTGTCGGTTCTTCTCGAGCCAGCCGCTGTCGACGATCGGTCGCGAGGCCGAGAGCGTCGCGTCGAGCGCGTCGGCGAGCTCCTCGACGAGTTCGAGGTTCTCCTCCTCGTCGATGCCCCGACCCACGCTCACGAGCACCTCGGCGTCCGCGATGTCGACGTCGCCGCCGCCGACCTCCTCGAACGCCCTGACCGTCGAGCGGACGGCGCTCTCGTCGATCGACGCGTCGCGCTCGCGGATCTCCGGATCGCCCGAATCGTCGGCGCTTGGCCACTCGCCGCCGCGGATCATCACCACGGTGCGCTCGGCGTCGACCTCGACGGTGGTCTCGACCTTCGATCCGTACATCTCGCGGGTCGTCGAGAGCGCCTCACCGTCGAACGAGGCGTCCGTCACGTCGCTCACCAGCGGGCGTCCCAGCCGGTTCGCGAGCGCGGGGCCGTAGTCGAGCCCGTTGACGCTGTTCGGGACGAGCACTACACCGGGATCGATCTCCTCGACGAGCCCCTCGGCGATTTGGGTGTAGACGTCGTGGTTGAACTCCTCGCCGTTGGAGACGGCGTGGATCACGTCGACGCCCTCCTTCGAGAGCAGCCGAGTGAACTCCTCGAGGTGACCGCCGATCACTGCGAGGTGGAGCTCGCCGTCCGTCTCCTCCGCGAGCTCGCGCCCGGCGGTGATCAGCTCGTAGCTCACGTCGCGCAGCGTTCCGCGGCGGTGTTCGGCGATCGCGAGGACGTCCGTCATTCCGCGCCCACCCCCTTCTCGCGCAGGACGCTCGCGAGCTGGACGGCCGCGTCCTCCGGGCCGCCCTGGATGATCGTCGCGTCGCTCTCGACCTCGGGTTCGTACATCTCCGTCAGCCGAAGCCGGCTC comes from the Halalkalicoccus sp. CG83 genome and includes:
- a CDS encoding electron transfer flavoprotein subunit alpha/FixB family protein, giving the protein MTDVLAIAEHRRGTLRDVSYELITAGRELAEETDGELHLAVIGGHLEEFTRLLSKEGVDVIHAVSNGEEFNHDVYTQIAEGLVEEIDPGVVLVPNSVNGLDYGPALANRLGRPLVSDVTDASFDGEALSTTREMYGSKVETTVEVDAERTVVMIRGGEWPSADDSGDPEIRERDASIDESAVRSTVRAFEEVGGGDVDIADAEVLVSVGRGIDEEENLELVEELADALDATLSASRPIVDSGWLEKNRQVGQSGKTVTPKIYIAIGISGAVQHVAGMKGSETIIAINTDPNAPIFDIADYGIVEDLFDVVPALIEEFER